One Lycium barbarum isolate Lr01 chromosome 5, ASM1917538v2, whole genome shotgun sequence genomic window carries:
- the LOC132642790 gene encoding uncharacterized protein LOC132642790: MEDERGKRKSEDNNHVYSEAAKKKQKEEMKTEEVAEEEVEEFFAILRRIQIAVKYFSKDVDGASGSGSGGRKMTVDIDRKCSDEIVGDNEEKKEKDDDQENKGFDLNMDPCDPHDQNNSGEDSGTCKMLLKASIGLNGCN, translated from the exons ATGGAAGACGAAAGAGGAAAAAGAAAGTCAGAGGATAACAACCACGTTTATTCGGAAGCAGcaaagaagaagcaaaaagaaGAGATGAAAACGGAGGAGGTAGCGGAAGAGGAAGTGGAAGAATTCTTCGCTATATTACGGAGAATACAG ATTGCCGTTAAGTATTTCAGTAAAGACGTTGACGGAGCTAGTGGTAGTGGTAGTGGTGGACGGAAAATGACGGTGGATATTGACCGGAAATGCTCCGACGAAATTGTTGGCGATAACGaagagaagaaagagaaagatgaTGATCAAGAGAATAAGGGGTTTGATCTTAATATGGACCCTTGTGAtcctcatgatcagaataattCAG GTGAAGACAGTGGTACATGCAAGATGCTTCTCAAGGCGTCTATCGGTTTAAACGGCTGTAATTAA